CGCCTCGAGGTATGAGGGGAGAGCATCGGAGACGGAGCGCTCGAGCCCCTCCTGGCCGGCGGCGGGGCCCGGCTCGGGCACCACCCCGTCGAAGTAGGAGACGATCATCGAAAGCACGCGGCTCGCGAGGTTGCCCAACCCGTTCGCCAGATCGGCGTTGTAGCGAGCAACCATCGACTCCCACGAGAAGTTCCCGTCCTGCCCGAACGCGATCTCGCGAAGGAAGTAGTAGCGGTAGGCGTCGACGCCGAACGCGTCGAGCAGCTGGTCGGGATGGATCCCGGTCAGCTTCGTCTTCGACATCTTCTCGCCGCGCACCAGCAGCCACCCGTGCGCGAACACCGTGCGCGGAGGCTCCTCGCCGGCTGCGTGGAGCATCGCCGGCCAGATCACCGCGTGGAAGCGGAGGATGTCCTTGCCGATCAGGTGCGTGCCCGGCCAGAAGGTCTTGAAGAGCTCACCGTCCGGGTACCCAAGAGCGGTGATGTAGTTCTGGAGCGCTTCGATCCAGACGTAGATCACGTGCTTCGGATCCCAGGGCACGGGGATGCCCCATTCGAGCGACGGCCGTGAGACCGAGATGTCTTGCAATCCGCCGCGAACGTGGCCGATCACCTCGTTGAGGCGCGCCTCGGGACGCACCGCCGGCGGCGTTCGAGCGTAGTAATCGCCGAGCAGCCAGTCGGCTTGCTTCGACAGCCGGAAGAAGTAGTTCTCCTCCTTCAGCCGCTCGACGGGAGTACCGTGGATCGGACAGTTGCCGTCGACGAGCTCCGCCTCCGCGTAGAATTGCTCGCAGGCGACGCAGTACGGGCCCTCATACTCGCCGGCGTAGATCTCGCCCGAATCGTAGAGGTGTTGAAGGAACGCTTTCACGGGGCCCTCGTGCCGCTCCTCCGTGGTTCGGATGAAGTCGTCGTTCGAGATCTGGAGACGCGACCACACCTTCCTCCACGGCTCGATCATCGAGTCGGTCCACGCCCGAGGGTCCATCGAATGCTCGCGAGCCGCCTGCTCCACCTTCTGGCCGTGCTCGTCGGTTCCCGTGAGGAAATGCGTCCGATCGCCTTTCAGGCGATGGAATCGAGCGGCGACGTCGGCCGCGACGGTCGTGTACGCGTGGCCGATGTGCGGCAGGTCGTTGACGTAGTAGATCGATGTGGTGATGTAGAAGTCGCTCATTTGTGGGGGCAGTGTATCCCGGGCGATAATCCGGCTCCACGCCATTCAGCAGGGGGACGTTGTGCGGGCTACCGGTGTGAGCCGGAAGGTTGATGACCTCGGCAGGATCGTTCTCCCGGCGGAGATCAGGCGGTCGTTCGACATCCGTGAAGGCGATCACGTCGACATCGGCATCGACGACAACAAGATCATCCTTTCGAAGCAGCTCAACACCTGCACGTTCTGCGGGGGCGGGGAGGCGTTGCGGCAGTTCCGCAACCATCCGGTCTGCGCGTCCTGCCTCTCGGAGCTGAAGCGCTTCTAGATCTCTTCGTCGAGCGCGGTCTGGTACACGACCTTCTTCGCGATCCCGAGCTCCGCGGCGACCGCCGCGATCGCCTCCTTCTTCGAGGTCCCCGCGCCCATCAGCTCCCGGAGCCGCGAAGCGATGTCGGCCGGAGTGGCGTCCGGGGAACGCGGCTCTGCGCCCGCGACCACGACCGTGATCTCTCCTCGAAGGCCGTCGGCCCGCTCGGCAAGCTCGGGCAGCGTTCCTCGCACGACCTCCTCGTACATCTTCGTCAGCTCCCTGGCGAGTGCGACCTTACGCGCGCCGAGCACCTCGCTCATGTCCCGCAGCGTCTGGGCTATCCGGTGCGGCGCTTCGAAGAACACGAGCGTCCGCTCCTCGGTCGCCAGCCGCTCCAAGCGACGTCGGCGCTCGCCTTTGGTCCGGGGCAGGAACCCTTCGAACACGAAACGCGCCGTCGGCAGGCCCGATAGGACGAGGGCCGCTACCGCGGCGGTCGGGCCCGGCACGACCTCGACGCGCAGGCCGGCGTCGATGCACGCGGCGATCAGCCGCTGCCCTGGGTCCGAAAGTCCGGGCGTCCCGGCGTCGGTGACCAGAGTGACCCGCTCGCCTTTCGCCACGCGGTGGACGAGCCCGGGCGTTCGCTCGCGCTCGTTCCGCGCGTGATAGGAGACGAGCCGGGCGCGTGAGGTGACGCGAGAAAGGAGCTTACGGGTTACCCGCGTGTCCTCGCAGGCGATGACGTCGGCTTCGGTCAGCGCGCGGGCGGCGCGCGGAGAGAGATCGTCGAGGTTCCCGATCGGCGTGGCGACGACGCGGAGCAGACCGGCCATCTACTCGCCCGGCGCGCAGGTCCCGCGGGAGGGGTGCATACCTTCTTATACTTGAGCGGCCGGAGCGTCTGGAGGCGTCTCCGGTACCCGGATGACAGCCGACGTCGAGATCGTTCATCCCGCGCCCGGCTCGGTCCGGCGAGCCGGCCACGCGGCGCTCCGTCTCGCGAACGCGACCCTCGCCGGATGGCGGCTCCCGGTCCTCATTACTCTGGCCGCGGCCGCGGTCCGTTTCGTTCGGCTCGACCATCCGCCGACGATCGTCCCGCTGGACGAGACCTACTACGCGCCGAACTCGTACGGCTACCTCTGTCACGGCGCCGACATGGGCTTCAAGGAAACCTCGGTGCCCCCCAGCTGCGACGCTCTCGAGCCCGTCTTCGTCGTCCATCCGCCCGCGGCGAAGCTGCTCATGGCGATCGGGATCCGGATATTCGGCTACGACGCCTTCGGGTGGCGCTCGGCGTCGGCGCTCTTCGGCTCGCTGTCGGTTCTCGTGATCTATCTGATCGCGCTGCGGCTGTGGAACTCGCGCTGGCTCGCGGCCGCCGCGGCCGTGCTCCTGGGTGTCGAAGGATTGCAGCTGGTCCAGTCGAGGCTGGCCATGCTCGACATCTTCATGTCGTTCTTCATCCTCCTGGGCGTCTGGCTGTTGCTCGAGGATCGAGCGCGAGCTCCGGGGCGGGCCGGGCCGCGCTGGTGGCGCCTGGCGTCGGGTATCGCGTTCGGGCTCGCGGTTTCTTCGAAGTGGTCGGCCGCCCCGTTGCTGCCTGTTGCATTCGCCGTGGGCCTCGCATGGGAGGTCGTGCGGCTGCGCCCCGCGCCCACGCCGACGCCCGAGGCCCTACCCGCCGAGGATGAAGCCGAGGCGTTACCGATCGAAGGGGGAGAAGCGGGCGTTTCCCAGCCGATGCCGCGCCGGCCCCGGCGTGACTCGCTCCTGTTCCAGGCCGCGGCGCTCGCGGTGACGTTCGGGTTGCTGCCGGTGCTCGTCTACATCGGGACGTACACCCCGTGGTTCCTGTCGACCAAGCGATACATCCCGCCGCTCTGTCACAACACGCTGAGCCAGGAGCTCCCCGCAACCGCTCCGTTGCCGAGCGGGGGCCGGGTCGTCGCGACACCACAGCCTGGGATCGTCCGCGTCGAACGTTCGGTCCCGAAAGCGGGCATGGACCTCTGGTTGTGCAACCAGAGAGAGATCTTCAACTACCACAAGAACCTCAAGTCGACCAACGCCGACGGCAAACCGATCCATCCCTACATGTCGAAGGCGTGGAGCTGGCCGTGGATCTCGCGCCCGGCCGCGCACTACTACACGGCGATCTGCGTGCCGAGCGGCGCGCCGCAACCGTGCCCCGCCGGCGAGATCGCGCAGAACGAGGAGATCCTCGGGCTTCCCAATCCGCTGATCTGGTTGGTTGGGTTCTTCCTCGCGCTCCCGCTCTGCGCGTGGTGGATGGTGGTCCGGCGCGACGACGTGGCGGCATTGCTGCTCGTGCTGTTCCTGCCGCTGGTCTTACCGTGGTTCCTGACGACGCGGCCGCTGTTCATGTTCTACATGACGCCCGCGGTGCCGCTGCTCGTTCTGATGCTCGTGCACGTGATGAAGGTCTGGCGACTTCGCCTCACCGCGGTCGCGTTCGTGGCGCTCGCCGTCGGCGCGTTCATCTACTTCTATCCGGTGCTGGCCGCCTACCCGTTGCCGCCGCAAGGGATCTTCGGCTGGGAGAGCCGCATCTGGTTCGGCCACGTCCTCAAAGGCGACTGCACGGCCGAGGGCATCAAGCTGCTCTGCTGGATCTAACCGGGCTGGCCCTTCTTGCGGCGCACGCGCGCGGCGGTCTCCTTGGCTTTCCGCTTGGCCATGTCGAGCATGCGGCGGGCCCACATGTATTCGGTTCCGAGGACCGCGAGGCCCGCGATGATGATGAGCATCCCGGGCCCGGGAAGAACGAGGAGCACCATCCCGCCGAGGACCAGCACGAAACCGATTATCGTGATCGCAACGCGTTTGGAGTTGCGTCCGACCCAGCGGATCATCCCTCGCGCGGTCGCCACCCGGCCCCCTTCGAATCCGTTGCAGGAGGATACCAGCCACCCCGGACATCCCGGGAGGGGAATGCGTACACTTCGCGCCGATGAACATCCAGGGGAAAGGCGCGCTGGTCACCGGGGGAGCATCGGGTCTCGGCCGGGCGACCGCCGAAGCGCTTCACGCAGCCGGCGCGGGGGTCGTGATCATGGACCTCCCCCATTCTCAAGGCGAGGCGTTCGCGAAGGAGCTCGGCGACCGAGCGCGCTTCGCACCCACGGACGTCACCGATACCGAGCAGGTGACCGCCGCGGTCGCGACGGCCGTCGCGGCATTCGGAGGGGTGCACATCGTGGTGAATTGCGCGGGCATCGGGTGGGCGCAGCGGACCGTCGACCGCACCGGCCCGCACGACCTGGGCGCCTTCGAGACGGTGGTTCGCATCAACCTGGTCGGAACGTTCAACGTGATCCGCCTCGCCGCCGCGCAGATCGTCCAACAGGAACCCGACGGCGAGGAGCGGGGTGTGATCGTCAACACCGCGAGCGCCGCGGCGTTCGACGGCCAGATCGGCCAAGCCGCGTACGCGTCCTCGAAAGGTGGGGTCGTGTCGATGACCTTGGTCGTTGCGCGCGATCTCGCCGCGCGACTGATCCGCTGCTGCACGATCGCGCCGGGGACCTTCGACACGCCGATGCTTGCGATGCTTCCGGACGAGCAGCGACAAGCCCTCGCCGCACAGATCCCGCACCCCAGCCGCCTCGGAAAGCCGTCCGAGTTCGCGGCGCTCGTTCGTCACATCGTGGAGAACCCGGTCCTGAACGGGGAAACGATCCGGCTCGACGGGGCGTTGCGGATGCCCCCGAGGTGAGCCCCGCGAAGCGCGCGGCAACAGACACGCGCGCACGTACGAACGCAAAGAGAAACAACCCGAAACGAACGAGCGCACGAACCAAGCATGTACGAACGCACAAACCCCCCGGAGCGCGGGTTGCTAACATCGGCAAGCAGATGCCTGCTCCGAGCAAGCGTGCTCGCAGGCCCCGGTTGTTGCGCACGACGCCGCTGGCCCTCGCTTCGCGACTCCTCGATCTTGGAACCGCTCACCGTAAGGTCCTCGAGCGCCTCGCACAGCGCGGCACGATCACGATCCTGTTCACCGACATCGCGAACTTCACCGCGGCGACCGAGTCGGGAGGGGAGCGCGCTGCGATGGGCCTCCTCGACACGCACGACGCGACGGTCATCCCGGCGATCGCACGGAACCGCGGCCGGGTCGTGAAGAACGTCGGCGATGGGATCATGGCGGCGTTCCGCGATCCGTCGGACGCGGTCGCGGCGGCCGCGGCGATCATCGAGCGCACGGCCGGCGACCGTCGGCCGCTGGCGCTGCGGATCGGCCTCGACACCGGTCGTCCCACCCGACGGGGAGAGGACTACATCGGGCACACGGTTAACCTCGCGGCGCGGCTCGTGAAGCGTGCGCGGCCGGGGGAGGCGCTGGTGACGGACGCCGTTTACAAGGCCGCGAAGGAGACGGACGGCGTCGTGTGGCGCGAGCGCGGCCGACCCGCTCTCAAAGGCGTGAAGAAGCCGCCGGCGACCTGGCGCCTCAGCGTGACGCGCTCACGGAAAGCGTCGTAGCCTCGCCGCTCGGCGCGGATACACGCTCCGGGTTCATGTCGCGGATCGCCGATGACAGCCAGATGGTTGCGGCCGCAGCAACGTAGGCCGATCCGACGACGATCAC
The genomic region above belongs to Actinomycetota bacterium and contains:
- the metG gene encoding methionine--tRNA ligase, with amino-acid sequence MSDFYITTSIYYVNDLPHIGHAYTTVAADVAARFHRLKGDRTHFLTGTDEHGQKVEQAAREHSMDPRAWTDSMIEPWRKVWSRLQISNDDFIRTTEERHEGPVKAFLQHLYDSGEIYAGEYEGPYCVACEQFYAEAELVDGNCPIHGTPVERLKEENYFFRLSKQADWLLGDYYARTPPAVRPEARLNEVIGHVRGGLQDISVSRPSLEWGIPVPWDPKHVIYVWIEALQNYITALGYPDGELFKTFWPGTHLIGKDILRFHAVIWPAMLHAAGEEPPRTVFAHGWLLVRGEKMSKTKLTGIHPDQLLDAFGVDAYRYYFLREIAFGQDGNFSWESMVARYNADLANGLGNLASRVLSMIVSYFDGVVPEPGPAAGQEGLERSVSDALPSYLEAMEGFAFHEAIDAAFGIVREANGFIVATAPWKMAKDPAQRAQLGTVLWSAAEALRVLALLLWPVMPMACERLWEQLGIKEPLSGNRLEEAAGWGRLAPGTRVSKGDALFPRIADTE
- a CDS encoding AbrB/MazE/SpoVT family DNA-binding domain-containing protein, encoding MSRKVDDLGRIVLPAEIRRSFDIREGDHVDIGIDDNKIILSKQLNTCTFCGGGEALRQFRNHPVCASCLSELKRF
- the rsmI gene encoding 16S rRNA (cytidine(1402)-2'-O)-methyltransferase, with protein sequence MAGLLRVVATPIGNLDDLSPRAARALTEADVIACEDTRVTRKLLSRVTSRARLVSYHARNERERTPGLVHRVAKGERVTLVTDAGTPGLSDPGQRLIAACIDAGLRVEVVPGPTAAVAALVLSGLPTARFVFEGFLPRTKGERRRRLERLATEERTLVFFEAPHRIAQTLRDMSEVLGARKVALARELTKMYEEVVRGTLPELAERADGLRGEITVVVAGAEPRSPDATPADIASRLRELMGAGTSKKEAIAAVAAELGIAKKVVYQTALDEEI
- a CDS encoding phospholipid carrier-dependent glycosyltransferase is translated as MTADVEIVHPAPGSVRRAGHAALRLANATLAGWRLPVLITLAAAAVRFVRLDHPPTIVPLDETYYAPNSYGYLCHGADMGFKETSVPPSCDALEPVFVVHPPAAKLLMAIGIRIFGYDAFGWRSASALFGSLSVLVIYLIALRLWNSRWLAAAAAVLLGVEGLQLVQSRLAMLDIFMSFFILLGVWLLLEDRARAPGRAGPRWWRLASGIAFGLAVSSKWSAAPLLPVAFAVGLAWEVVRLRPAPTPTPEALPAEDEAEALPIEGGEAGVSQPMPRRPRRDSLLFQAAALAVTFGLLPVLVYIGTYTPWFLSTKRYIPPLCHNTLSQELPATAPLPSGGRVVATPQPGIVRVERSVPKAGMDLWLCNQREIFNYHKNLKSTNADGKPIHPYMSKAWSWPWISRPAAHYYTAICVPSGAPQPCPAGEIAQNEEILGLPNPLIWLVGFFLALPLCAWWMVVRRDDVAALLLVLFLPLVLPWFLTTRPLFMFYMTPAVPLLVLMLVHVMKVWRLRLTAVAFVALAVGAFIYFYPVLAAYPLPPQGIFGWESRIWFGHVLKGDCTAEGIKLLCWI
- a CDS encoding PGPGW domain-containing protein, which gives rise to MATARGMIRWVGRNSKRVAITIIGFVLVLGGMVLLVLPGPGMLIIIAGLAVLGTEYMWARRMLDMAKRKAKETAARVRRKKGQPG
- a CDS encoding 3-hydroxyacyl-CoA dehydrogenase is translated as MNIQGKGALVTGGASGLGRATAEALHAAGAGVVIMDLPHSQGEAFAKELGDRARFAPTDVTDTEQVTAAVATAVAAFGGVHIVVNCAGIGWAQRTVDRTGPHDLGAFETVVRINLVGTFNVIRLAAAQIVQQEPDGEERGVIVNTASAAAFDGQIGQAAYASSKGGVVSMTLVVARDLAARLIRCCTIAPGTFDTPMLAMLPDEQRQALAAQIPHPSRLGKPSEFAALVRHIVENPVLNGETIRLDGALRMPPR
- a CDS encoding adenylate/guanylate cyclase domain-containing protein, whose product is MLRTTPLALASRLLDLGTAHRKVLERLAQRGTITILFTDIANFTAATESGGERAAMGLLDTHDATVIPAIARNRGRVVKNVGDGIMAAFRDPSDAVAAAAAIIERTAGDRRPLALRIGLDTGRPTRRGEDYIGHTVNLAARLVKRARPGEALVTDAVYKAAKETDGVVWRERGRPALKGVKKPPATWRLSVTRSRKAS